In one Leptospira levettii genomic region, the following are encoded:
- a CDS encoding glycosyltransferase family 87 protein, giving the protein MWKFLEPMERQGKWILTVLFLFLLVTSVNRSHQKSDFLDYYHASERWATGDNLYRFDVAFDLQSKIKTAEDLFRPENLPLLLALQNETATYIYPPVFSFLLIPITYLSEPNAALTFEILSWISLLILVYLLFQNKELNLQRTKFPYLILILTILFNFRFIESHIQNNQVGILLILLVLVSILVKNHFLGGFLLALAVSIKITPLVFLFVFVYEKKYSRIFWFLIGLVLWNVLPLVYHWDYTIQMSKEWMTEILGNALNNPLLRSWKNNQSLSSTLAKYFVSGADFINQPTYGLPFLNLSVSVLKLIQLVFIFVYGIPLLILWRKPNQKWTIISLLFLISALFSGISWIHSYIICLVPVYFILNKVFSTQMETKELYFLILVLCLPIFSHRTFVGQKVESFLSMFSILFYSTSLLYFYIVRFALNENKNRN; this is encoded by the coding sequence ATGTGGAAATTTTTAGAACCAATGGAAAGACAGGGGAAATGGATCCTCACTGTTCTTTTTTTGTTCCTTTTAGTCACCTCAGTGAATCGTTCCCACCAAAAATCTGATTTTTTGGACTATTACCATGCGAGTGAACGATGGGCCACAGGAGATAATTTATACCGATTCGATGTTGCTTTTGACCTCCAATCCAAAATCAAAACAGCAGAAGATTTATTTCGGCCTGAAAATCTTCCCCTACTCTTAGCCCTTCAAAATGAAACGGCAACCTACATTTACCCTCCCGTTTTTTCCTTTTTACTCATCCCGATCACTTACTTATCAGAACCAAATGCTGCTCTTACATTTGAGATTTTAAGTTGGATTTCGTTACTTATCTTAGTATACCTTCTTTTTCAAAACAAAGAGTTAAATCTCCAAAGAACAAAGTTCCCCTATTTAATTCTAATCCTCACGATCCTTTTTAATTTTCGATTCATTGAGAGTCATATCCAAAACAACCAAGTTGGGATCCTTCTCATACTACTTGTATTGGTATCTATTTTGGTTAAAAATCATTTTTTAGGTGGGTTCTTACTTGCACTAGCAGTGAGCATCAAAATCACTCCCCTTGTTTTTCTTTTTGTTTTTGTTTATGAAAAAAAATACAGTCGGATTTTCTGGTTTTTGATTGGTTTGGTTCTATGGAATGTCCTTCCATTGGTTTATCATTGGGATTATACAATCCAGATGTCCAAAGAATGGATGACTGAAATTCTTGGGAATGCTTTAAACAATCCACTACTACGTTCCTGGAAAAACAACCAATCATTGAGTTCAACACTTGCGAAGTATTTTGTTTCAGGTGCTGATTTCATCAACCAACCTACTTACGGATTACCTTTTTTAAACCTTTCCGTTTCTGTTCTCAAACTGATCCAATTGGTTTTCATTTTTGTTTATGGAATTCCATTACTGATTTTGTGGAGAAAACCAAACCAAAAATGGACAATCATCTCTTTGTTATTTTTAATCTCTGCTCTTTTTAGCGGGATCAGTTGGATCCATAGTTATATCATTTGTTTGGTCCCAGTTTATTTTATACTTAACAAAGTTTTTTCAACGCAGATGGAAACGAAGGAATTGTATTTTTTAATTTTGGTATTATGTTTACCAATTTTCAGTCATAGAACCTTTGTCGGTCAAAAAGTCGAATCCTTCCTTTCCATGTTTTCCATTCTTTTTTATTCTACAAGTTTGTTGTATTTTTATATTGTTAGGTTTGCACTCAATGAAAACAAAAATCGGAATTGA
- a CDS encoding glycosyltransferase family 4 protein codes for MKTKIGIDARPLAYGITGNSRYLAEVLKVIIPKHKDKEFYFFSNKPIHVVFNDLIYPNVHLVVEPKSIPGPLYLNFILPKRLKQNKIEVFWGTIQMLPIFKLPIPSYVNYHDLNFISAPETMAKWNYWQHKLLSPITLKNADIIFCLSKNTKEEIIQFRPNCKDKCIVVYPGVTKIKTNRSNLKIKFPKDFFLTVGTLEPRKNINRLVDAFIQFKTKYPKDKNSLLIMGRKGWGEEGDLLYQKLNDPEIKAKGIQFIEKPDENTLASAFQSCKAFFFPSLHEGFGLPLLEAMLEGKRCVASDIPVFKEILSDQCDLYIPTKDTNAWANAFHIMSGNTKERMPIFPTKKWTWQETAKKIEEVLFL; via the coding sequence ATGAAAACAAAAATCGGAATTGATGCCAGACCACTTGCTTATGGCATTACCGGGAATTCTCGTTATTTGGCGGAAGTCCTAAAGGTAATCATACCAAAACATAAAGACAAAGAATTTTATTTTTTTAGCAACAAACCCATCCATGTTGTTTTTAATGATTTAATATACCCAAACGTACATTTGGTGGTTGAACCAAAATCTATCCCAGGCCCACTCTATTTAAATTTCATTTTACCAAAGAGGCTGAAACAAAACAAAATCGAAGTATTTTGGGGCACCATTCAAATGTTGCCAATCTTTAAATTACCAATTCCTAGTTACGTAAACTACCATGATCTCAATTTTATTTCCGCTCCAGAAACCATGGCGAAATGGAATTATTGGCAACATAAATTGTTATCTCCTATCACATTAAAAAATGCTGATATTATTTTTTGTTTATCCAAAAACACGAAAGAAGAAATCATTCAATTTCGGCCCAACTGCAAAGACAAATGCATTGTTGTTTACCCTGGCGTGACAAAAATCAAAACCAACCGATCTAATTTAAAAATCAAATTCCCAAAAGATTTTTTCCTAACAGTGGGAACATTAGAACCGAGAAAAAATATCAATCGATTGGTGGATGCATTTATACAATTCAAAACCAAATATCCAAAAGATAAAAATTCTCTCCTGATCATGGGAAGAAAAGGTTGGGGAGAAGAAGGTGATTTGCTGTACCAAAAGTTAAATGATCCAGAGATTAAAGCCAAAGGAATCCAATTCATAGAAAAACCAGATGAAAACACTTTGGCTTCTGCTTTCCAATCATGTAAGGCATTTTTTTTCCCATCTTTACATGAAGGTTTCGGCCTTCCACTACTAGAAGCAATGTTAGAAGGCAAACGTTGTGTTGCGTCTGACATTCCTGTCTTCAAAGAAATTTTATCTGATCAGTGTGATTTATATATACCTACTAAAGATACAAATGCTTGGGCAAATGCATTTCATATCATGTCTGGTAACACCAAAGAAAGAATGCCAATATTCCCAACAAAGAAGTGGACATGGCAAGAAACCGCTAAAAAAATTGAAGAGGTACTATTTTTATGA